One genomic window of Psychrobacter cibarius includes the following:
- the murJ gene encoding murein biosynthesis integral membrane protein MurJ — protein MAKSRLFRSTMVVSSMTMLSRILGLVRDVVLLGVFGAGGLMDAFLVAFKIPNFLRRLFAEGAFSQAFVPVLSEYKEKYSLQQVQILVSRTSGALLLILSMLTVVVILMAPWVVTLFAPGFADQPGKFAITAELLRLTFPYLLFISMTAFASGILQSYGRFAAPAFAPVLLNLCMIGGALIFAPMFDVPIMALGYAVAIAGLLQFLLQLPQLWQQKLLVAPKVDFQHEGVRRILKLMLPAIFGVSVTQINLLLNTIFASLMIGGSVSWLYAAERMSELPLGLIGVAIGTVILPSLSKSEAQKDDVSFKKTIDWAARLIILVGVPASAALFILADVLMQALFLRGEFTLRDAQMSSLALRSMAGGILGFMLIKIFAPAFFARQDTRTPVKIGIISVFANMIFSVIFIGIFYFLEIPLHGGLALATTGAAFVNAGLLYYFLHKRDIFRFGSHWKKLFTQFAIATSAMIGVLYVMLPYFPSDDAQWRRIAALLIMCAVGALVYGVVLLATGFRPRQLKHG, from the coding sequence ATGGCAAAAAGTCGGTTATTTCGTTCAACCATGGTGGTCAGTAGTATGACCATGCTGTCTCGTATTTTAGGTCTGGTACGCGATGTCGTATTGTTAGGCGTCTTTGGCGCTGGTGGTCTGATGGATGCCTTTTTAGTCGCCTTCAAAATCCCAAACTTTTTGCGGCGTTTATTTGCAGAAGGTGCTTTTAGTCAAGCCTTCGTCCCTGTACTGTCCGAATACAAAGAAAAATATAGTTTGCAGCAGGTACAAATCTTAGTCAGTCGTACTTCAGGCGCTCTGTTGTTAATTTTGTCGATGCTTACCGTCGTTGTTATTTTAATGGCACCTTGGGTCGTGACTTTATTCGCGCCTGGTTTTGCGGATCAACCAGGTAAGTTTGCTATTACCGCTGAATTACTGCGTCTGACCTTTCCTTATTTGCTATTTATTTCTATGACCGCCTTTGCCAGTGGCATTTTACAAAGCTACGGACGCTTTGCTGCGCCTGCCTTTGCACCCGTGTTATTGAACTTATGTATGATTGGTGGCGCGCTAATTTTTGCCCCTATGTTCGATGTTCCTATCATGGCACTAGGCTATGCGGTCGCTATCGCAGGATTGTTGCAATTCTTACTGCAGCTGCCTCAGCTATGGCAACAAAAGCTGCTGGTCGCACCCAAGGTCGACTTTCAGCATGAAGGCGTTCGCCGTATTTTAAAACTCATGCTGCCTGCTATCTTTGGGGTCTCTGTCACTCAGATTAATCTGCTACTCAATACCATTTTTGCCTCATTGATGATTGGTGGCTCGGTTTCTTGGCTGTATGCCGCAGAGCGTATGAGTGAGCTGCCGTTAGGACTGATTGGCGTGGCAATCGGTACAGTCATTTTGCCAAGCTTATCAAAAAGTGAAGCCCAAAAAGATGATGTTAGCTTTAAAAAGACCATCGATTGGGCGGCACGCTTAATCATTTTAGTCGGTGTTCCGGCATCAGCAGCGTTGTTTATACTCGCCGATGTACTGATGCAAGCACTGTTTTTGCGCGGTGAGTTTACCTTACGCGATGCGCAGATGAGTTCGCTCGCATTACGTAGTATGGCTGGTGGTATTTTAGGCTTTATGCTTATTAAAATCTTTGCCCCTGCTTTTTTTGCCCGTCAAGATACCAGAACACCCGTAAAAATCGGTATCATTTCTGTCTTTGCCAACATGATTTTTAGTGTCATTTTCATCGGTATATTTTATTTCTTAGAGATTCCGCTACATGGCGGCTTGGCATTAGCAACCACAGGCGCGGCCTTTGTGAACGCAGGCTTATTATATTACTTCTTACATAAACGTGATATTTTCCGCTTTGGCAGCCATTGGAAAAAACTATTCACCCAGTTTGCGATTGCGACCAGCGCTATGATTGGCGTACTTTATGTCATGCTGCCTTATTTCCCTAGCGATGATGCGCAGTGGCGACGTATCGCCGCTTTACTCATTATGTGTGCCGTAGGGGCACTGGTTTATGGCGTGGTATTACTAGCCACTGGTTTCCGTCCGCGCCAGCTAAAGCATGGTTAA
- the pyrE gene encoding orotate phosphoribosyltransferase, with translation MPNAQHPSFSSHQFIQLALDNQVLKFGEFVLKSGRISPYFFNAGLLASGEMLSLLACGYADALAEQMAASHNGTDEQELVIFGAAYKGIPFVAATAQALWIHHGINAKWGYNRKEAKTHGEGGNLVGADVSGKAVWVLDDVITAGTAMREVVEILEQAGASVAGIIVALDRKEKGQAEHSAIQELASTLEVPVRALVDIDDLISYLADDHGVQSGQHKDATQLAKMQHYRAQYGV, from the coding sequence ATGCCTAATGCCCAACACCCTTCTTTCTCCTCACACCAATTTATCCAACTGGCTTTAGACAATCAAGTTCTCAAATTTGGCGAGTTTGTCCTCAAGTCTGGGCGTATTAGTCCGTATTTTTTTAATGCAGGCTTGCTGGCATCGGGTGAGATGTTGTCGTTGCTTGCGTGTGGTTATGCTGATGCCTTGGCTGAGCAAATGGCTGCTAGTCATAACGGTACAGATGAGCAGGAGCTGGTGATCTTTGGGGCAGCGTATAAAGGTATTCCTTTTGTGGCAGCAACCGCGCAAGCCTTATGGATTCATCATGGTATCAATGCCAAGTGGGGCTATAATCGCAAAGAAGCCAAAACTCATGGCGAAGGTGGCAACTTAGTAGGCGCTGACGTTAGTGGTAAAGCAGTCTGGGTACTCGATGATGTCATTACCGCTGGTACGGCGATGCGTGAAGTGGTTGAGATTTTAGAACAAGCAGGCGCTAGCGTTGCTGGTATTATCGTTGCTCTTGACCGTAAAGAAAAAGGTCAGGCTGAGCATTCTGCTATTCAAGAGTTGGCGTCGACATTAGAGGTACCAGTGCGTGCACTCGTCGATATCGATGATTTAATCAGTTATTTGGCAGATGACCATGGCGTACAAAGCGGTCAGCATAAAGACGCGACCCAACTTGCCAAGATGCAACATTATCGCGCGCAGTACGGCGTATAG
- the gshB gene encoding glutathione synthase, which produces MSQENQKKSLNILVIMDPIEQVNYKKDTTLAMMWSAQDRGHSLGYCQIHDLWLDRGQLMVDTQPVTIKRAPEDFYTLGDKATAPISDYDVVLMRKDPPFDMRFIYATYMLDHAKAAGVLVVNDPQAIRDCNEKLFATWFSDYMSPTIVTSKQAHIRKFIAEQQDVIVKPLDGMGGTGIFRLTADSPNIGVTLEILTELETLPIMAQRYLPEIKEGDKRVLIVDGEVVDYSLARIPTKGETRGNLAAGGSGVAMPLTDIERQVAQVVAPIVKEKGLMFVGLDLIGGRITEINVTSPTCVREIDDQCGTDIATDFIIAIENKVAVCATL; this is translated from the coding sequence ATGAGCCAAGAAAATCAAAAAAAATCGTTAAACATACTCGTTATTATGGATCCTATCGAGCAAGTTAATTATAAAAAAGACACGACCCTTGCGATGATGTGGTCGGCACAAGACCGTGGGCACAGCCTTGGCTATTGTCAGATTCATGATTTATGGTTGGATCGTGGGCAACTGATGGTTGATACGCAGCCAGTGACCATCAAGCGTGCTCCTGAAGATTTTTATACATTAGGGGATAAAGCGACAGCGCCAATCAGCGACTATGACGTGGTGTTGATGCGTAAAGATCCGCCGTTTGACATGCGTTTTATTTATGCCACTTATATGCTTGATCATGCCAAAGCTGCTGGTGTGCTAGTGGTCAATGACCCACAAGCGATACGTGATTGTAATGAAAAGCTATTTGCCACGTGGTTTAGCGATTATATGAGCCCAACGATTGTGACCAGTAAACAGGCGCATATTCGCAAGTTTATCGCTGAGCAGCAAGACGTCATTGTTAAGCCATTAGATGGTATGGGCGGTACGGGGATTTTCCGCTTGACCGCAGATAGTCCAAATATCGGCGTCACGCTTGAGATTTTAACTGAGCTTGAAACCTTGCCGATTATGGCACAGCGTTATTTACCAGAGATCAAAGAAGGCGATAAGCGTGTGTTGATCGTTGATGGTGAAGTGGTCGATTATAGCTTGGCACGTATTCCCACCAAAGGCGAAACCCGTGGTAATCTTGCGGCGGGTGGTAGCGGTGTTGCGATGCCGCTCACCGATATCGAACGTCAAGTGGCCCAAGTCGTGGCACCTATTGTTAAAGAAAAAGGTCTAATGTTCGTCGGGCTCGATTTAATCGGCGGTCGTATTACCGAGATTAATGTCACCAGCCCAACGTGTGTACGTGAAATTGATGATCAATGCGGTACAGATATTGCGACCGATTTTATCATCGCCATTGAGAATAAAGTAGCAGTTTGCGCAACGCTGTAA
- the murC gene encoding UDP-N-acetylmuramate--L-alanine ligase, whose product MSNPAKALPKRLIEIPEMRRIQHLHFVGIGGSGMCGIAEVMNNQGYQVSGSDIAESLVTKRLAQIGIDIAIGHDSKNIANADVIVVSSAIDRSNPEVKAALEARLPVVRRADMLGELMRYRHGIAVAGAHGKTTTTSLLTTMMAEGQLDPTYVIGGKLNASGKNAALGSSRFLVAEADESDASFLSLHPMAAIVTNIDQDHMETYENSFDKLKAAYIQFLQNMPFYGLAVVCGDDPELYAMIDDIGRPVLTFGLEAFNDVQAIDLVTEGTKTHFTVLRRDREPLRLTLNIPGTHNVYNALAAITMATDEGVDDEAIKRALQKFEGVGRRFEQHASVSLDEGNVLLIDDYGHHPKEVDATIKAARQSFPERRLVMMFQPHRYSRTRDCFDDFVEVLSSVDELLLLDVYSAGESPITGADTKSLARSIRLRGEVEPTIIDKDNLAPVMQRLLKANDMLITQGAGNVGQIAVDLAANNLYIK is encoded by the coding sequence ATGTCTAACCCTGCGAAAGCTCTACCTAAGCGTTTGATTGAAATACCAGAAATGCGTCGTATTCAGCATTTGCATTTTGTCGGTATTGGTGGCTCGGGGATGTGCGGTATCGCGGAGGTGATGAATAATCAAGGATATCAAGTAAGTGGTTCTGATATTGCTGAGAGCTTAGTCACCAAACGTTTGGCACAGATTGGTATTGATATTGCGATCGGTCATGATTCTAAGAACATCGCTAATGCTGATGTCATCGTTGTATCGTCAGCGATTGATCGCAGCAACCCTGAAGTAAAAGCGGCACTAGAAGCGCGTTTGCCAGTGGTTCGCCGTGCCGATATGCTGGGCGAGTTGATGCGTTATCGTCACGGTATCGCTGTTGCTGGTGCTCATGGCAAAACCACGACGACCAGTTTGTTGACTACCATGATGGCAGAAGGGCAACTCGATCCTACCTACGTGATTGGCGGTAAGCTGAATGCATCTGGTAAAAATGCTGCGCTAGGTAGCAGTCGTTTCTTGGTGGCAGAAGCCGATGAATCTGATGCGTCGTTTTTATCGTTACATCCCATGGCTGCGATTGTCACCAATATCGATCAAGACCATATGGAAACGTATGAGAATAGTTTTGATAAATTAAAAGCTGCTTATATTCAGTTTTTACAAAACATGCCATTCTACGGTTTGGCAGTGGTCTGCGGTGACGACCCGGAATTGTATGCCATGATTGATGATATTGGTCGTCCCGTACTGACTTTTGGACTTGAGGCTTTTAACGACGTTCAAGCCATCGACTTGGTGACGGAAGGCACGAAAACTCACTTCACGGTACTGCGCCGTGACCGTGAACCTTTACGTTTGACCCTTAACATTCCTGGTACTCACAACGTTTACAATGCGCTTGCCGCTATCACCATGGCGACCGATGAAGGGGTCGATGACGAAGCGATCAAACGCGCTCTGCAAAAATTTGAAGGCGTTGGTCGCCGTTTTGAGCAGCATGCTTCTGTCAGCCTTGATGAGGGTAATGTTTTATTGATTGACGATTATGGTCATCACCCAAAAGAAGTCGATGCCACCATTAAAGCGGCGCGTCAAAGTTTCCCTGAACGTCGTTTGGTAATGATGTTTCAGCCGCATCGTTATAGTCGTACCCGAGATTGCTTCGATGATTTTGTTGAAGTACTCTCCAGCGTTGACGAATTATTATTATTAGACGTATATTCAGCAGGTGAAAGCCCAATTACTGGCGCTGATACCAAATCATTGGCGCGTAGTATTCGGTTGCGCGGTGAAGTTGAACCGACGATTATTGACAAGGACAATTTAGCTCCTGTCATGCAGCGTTTATTAAAAGCCAATGACATGCTCATTACTCAAGGTGCAGGTAATGTAGGGCAGATCGCTGTCGACTTGGCTGCCAATAACCTTTACATTAAGTAA
- a CDS encoding DUF4105 domain-containing protein, translated as MILKPNLFSVDCTLTIMSQRARLPFAIVGLLLSAQTQAILPTPESLVTTGALAPTLQAAAIANNTPDNATQEDTQVLKKSNAEQLLAKWREQAATQNLAQDTTWRRLLYFFDDQRNLIGKKKDTSMVDEADFFLSEHGRQDSNAELDALLVALANEVATTNNRTVKKNTANSSVLCRFPARVQWLTDTLNIDKATLQVDCPELNEWMQKIAPEQLSIMFAQEYLDNPLSAFAHTLLRIDSKASVADPSQIHHAVALNYTVGGNPKDNFVVYAIKSMTGGYDNLIEIDPYPARLAKYLQEDERDAWTYQLDLTPAEVQQIMLHVWETKDLKLPYYFTTDNCASEILRLIDVVRPQQHLLSQLPYAVIPSDVVQLLDDEGLLASTNYTPADSTLRQAQLNKVKEQREQFGYHNSAKQTINEIKSAQLNAVSSMSADGQTLLQPTIVVSDNNPIDRHPLQLAHMGLGQRGDNNYIDLGLRAGYHDILDRPSGFPQFFDLEGASATLRLYDTDNDKANQPNSVVLQNVTLIRGRSFNPVNSAKKGKTWGASIEATRVNDGSQQDGRDHLVGSLGYESGWSWAFGTPRTGTGEMPPQLCYTFLSGTAQAGRGINKGFRVGAGVNAGCRYQINNQLRAQAELQLPYWYHGSSDESNARGHYWQPISTLGLQYDIDKKQALRINANYDWQDRVDANEDVQLSYRRYF; from the coding sequence ATGATTCTAAAGCCTAATTTATTCTCTGTAGATTGTACCCTAACTATTATGAGCCAACGAGCACGTTTACCATTTGCTATTGTAGGATTGCTACTCTCTGCACAAACGCAGGCTATTCTTCCAACGCCAGAATCGTTAGTTACGACAGGGGCATTGGCGCCTACACTGCAAGCTGCCGCAATCGCTAATAATACGCCAGATAATGCCACTCAAGAAGATACTCAAGTACTAAAAAAAAGCAACGCTGAGCAGTTGTTAGCCAAGTGGCGTGAGCAAGCAGCAACACAAAATTTAGCCCAAGATACGACATGGCGACGTTTATTGTATTTTTTTGATGATCAAAGGAACTTGATTGGTAAGAAAAAAGACACCAGCATGGTTGATGAGGCTGACTTTTTTTTGAGTGAGCATGGTCGGCAAGACTCGAATGCCGAGCTTGATGCGTTACTCGTCGCCCTCGCTAATGAGGTAGCGACAACGAATAATCGTACTGTCAAAAAAAATACTGCCAACAGTTCGGTATTATGTCGTTTTCCAGCGCGTGTACAATGGTTGACCGATACATTGAACATTGATAAGGCGACGCTACAAGTTGACTGTCCGGAGTTGAATGAATGGATGCAGAAGATTGCCCCCGAGCAGCTCTCTATCATGTTTGCCCAAGAATATTTAGACAACCCTTTATCAGCCTTTGCTCATACCTTATTGCGTATCGACTCAAAAGCGAGCGTGGCTGATCCGAGCCAGATTCATCATGCGGTTGCGCTGAATTATACGGTTGGTGGTAACCCAAAAGACAATTTTGTGGTGTATGCCATCAAATCAATGACCGGCGGTTATGACAATCTCATTGAAATTGATCCTTATCCAGCAAGGCTGGCGAAATATCTGCAAGAAGACGAGCGTGATGCATGGACGTATCAATTGGATTTGACACCAGCGGAAGTGCAACAGATTATGTTGCACGTTTGGGAAACCAAAGATTTAAAATTGCCATATTACTTCACCACAGATAACTGTGCGTCTGAGATTTTACGCTTAATTGATGTGGTGCGTCCGCAGCAGCACTTATTGAGTCAGCTGCCTTATGCGGTTATTCCCTCAGATGTCGTGCAATTGCTTGATGATGAAGGCTTACTTGCCAGCACCAACTATACCCCTGCTGATAGTACTTTACGCCAAGCGCAGTTAAACAAGGTTAAAGAGCAGCGCGAGCAATTCGGCTATCACAACAGCGCCAAGCAGACGATCAATGAGATTAAATCTGCCCAACTCAATGCGGTTTCGAGTATGTCAGCTGATGGACAGACGTTATTGCAGCCTACTATAGTGGTATCAGATAACAATCCAATAGACAGACATCCGCTGCAACTGGCTCATATGGGACTAGGACAGCGCGGTGATAATAACTATATCGATTTGGGCTTACGAGCGGGCTATCATGATATTCTCGATCGTCCCTCAGGATTCCCACAGTTTTTTGACTTAGAAGGCGCATCTGCGACTTTGCGCCTGTACGACACCGATAATGACAAAGCCAATCAGCCAAACAGTGTGGTTTTGCAAAATGTGACATTGATTCGTGGGCGCTCATTTAATCCGGTCAATTCTGCCAAAAAAGGCAAAACGTGGGGCGCCAGCATCGAGGCGACGCGTGTGAATGATGGCTCCCAGCAAGACGGTCGCGATCATTTAGTTGGGAGCTTGGGCTATGAATCAGGTTGGTCATGGGCATTTGGCACGCCTCGCACAGGTACAGGCGAGATGCCGCCGCAGCTATGCTATACCTTTTTGTCCGGCACAGCGCAAGCAGGGCGCGGTATCAATAAAGGCTTTCGCGTTGGTGCTGGCGTCAATGCAGGCTGTCGTTATCAGATTAACAATCAGTTACGCGCGCAGGCTGAATTGCAACTGCCATATTGGTATCATGGCAGCAGCGATGAGTCTAATGCCCGTGGTCATTATTGGCAGCCGATATCGACATTAGGGCTGCAGTATGATATCGATAAAAAACAAGCATTACGCATCAATGCTAATTATGATTGGCAAGATCGTGTTGATGCCAATGAAGACGTACAGCTGTCGTACAGACGCTATTTTTAA
- the murG gene encoding undecaprenyldiphospho-muramoylpentapeptide beta-N-acetylglucosaminyltransferase, with protein MKAPHILMMAAGTGGHVFPALAVAEELTQRGAVIHWLGTPNGMENGLVAPTGYPFHAIEMQGLRGKGIGRLLKLPVTLLSATMAVIKVIRSNQIDIVVGFGGYVTAPGGIAARLTNTPLIIHEQNAIAGMSNRYLSKIATKVLQAFEDTFANSAQDAKLETVGNPVRNAITGVSEPTVRYDVNDSSPLKLLVVGGSLGAQALNDTVPKALALLNQPFEVRHQCGRNNEAATQAAYDEQDLSMHKFVVQPFIDDMAAAYNWSDIIVCRAGALTVTEIQNVGIAAIFVPLPHAVDDHQTANARTLTSHDAAILLPQSELTAQRLSNELAALNREKCLAMAKKGHALANRSASKQVADIIWQTL; from the coding sequence ATGAAAGCACCGCATATATTAATGATGGCCGCGGGTACTGGCGGGCATGTGTTCCCAGCGCTGGCAGTGGCTGAGGAATTGACTCAGCGTGGTGCGGTTATTCATTGGCTAGGAACGCCAAATGGTATGGAAAACGGCTTGGTTGCACCGACTGGTTATCCTTTTCATGCGATTGAGATGCAGGGTTTACGCGGTAAAGGAATCGGGCGTTTATTGAAATTGCCAGTGACCTTATTATCAGCGACGATGGCAGTTATAAAGGTGATTCGTAGTAATCAAATTGACATAGTTGTCGGTTTCGGTGGTTATGTGACAGCGCCTGGCGGTATCGCCGCACGTCTGACCAATACGCCTCTGATTATCCATGAACAAAATGCCATTGCAGGCATGAGTAATCGCTACCTATCCAAGATTGCAACCAAGGTGCTGCAAGCATTTGAGGATACCTTTGCCAATAGTGCACAGGATGCTAAGCTTGAAACGGTTGGTAACCCAGTACGCAATGCCATTACTGGTGTCTCTGAACCGACGGTGCGTTATGATGTTAATGACAGCTCACCGCTTAAACTGTTGGTGGTGGGTGGCTCACTTGGTGCACAAGCCTTAAACGACACTGTGCCAAAAGCGCTGGCATTGCTCAACCAGCCTTTTGAAGTGCGTCATCAATGCGGGCGTAACAATGAGGCTGCCACACAAGCAGCTTACGATGAGCAAGACTTGAGTATGCACAAGTTTGTGGTACAGCCTTTTATCGACGATATGGCCGCCGCTTATAATTGGTCAGATATTATTGTTTGCCGAGCAGGGGCATTGACGGTTACGGAAATCCAAAACGTTGGTATTGCCGCAATTTTTGTACCGCTGCCGCACGCGGTAGATGACCATCAGACTGCTAATGCCCGCACTTTAACCTCACACGATGCGGCGATTTTGTTACCGCAGTCTGAACTGACAGCACAGCGTTTGAGCAATGAGCTTGCTGCCCTTAATCGAGAGAAGTGCCTAGCGATGGCCAAAAAAGGCCATGCCCTTGCCAATCGAAGTGCGAGCAAGCAAGTGGCTGATATTATCTGGCAAACGCTGTAG
- a CDS encoding D-alanine--D-alanine ligase, which translates to MTTDTKENTSTQNLDNLDSNDATLNTTTSDAKDARQFGKVAVVYGGSSNERSVSLDSGAAVLQALQNQGVDATHFDPKHQDITELREYDRVFNVLHGRGGEDGLLQGVLQWFDIPQTGSGILASALGMDKVRTKQLWQGCGLATAPFSLLTAETDWQQVVNMLGLPLIIKPVHEGSSIGMTKVNNLDELPAAYATAVQCGDAVMAERWITGREFTIVIIDDEAYPVIRLEPADITNFYDFEAKYNRNDTSYYIPCGLSAADEKHLQDLSLAAFRAVDAKGWGRIDAMQDEAGNFWLLEINTVPGMTSHSLVPMAAKARGMDFDALCWHILAQTLE; encoded by the coding sequence ATGACGACTGATACTAAAGAAAATACCAGCACTCAAAATTTAGATAATTTAGATAGCAATGATGCCACTCTAAACACGACGACCAGTGATGCAAAAGATGCCAGACAGTTTGGTAAAGTGGCGGTTGTCTATGGCGGCAGTAGCAATGAACGCAGCGTGTCGTTAGACAGTGGTGCCGCTGTATTGCAGGCGCTACAAAACCAAGGCGTTGATGCCACTCATTTCGATCCTAAGCATCAAGACATCACAGAGCTACGTGAGTATGACCGCGTGTTCAACGTGTTGCATGGTCGCGGCGGCGAAGATGGTTTGTTGCAAGGTGTGCTGCAATGGTTTGATATTCCGCAGACGGGTTCAGGCATTCTGGCATCAGCGCTGGGTATGGATAAGGTTCGTACCAAGCAATTGTGGCAGGGTTGTGGGTTAGCAACCGCGCCATTTTCATTGTTAACAGCTGAGACTGACTGGCAGCAAGTGGTCAACATGCTAGGTCTACCACTTATTATCAAGCCCGTTCATGAAGGCTCGAGTATTGGTATGACTAAGGTCAACAATCTTGACGAGTTGCCAGCGGCTTATGCAACGGCGGTACAGTGCGGTGATGCAGTTATGGCTGAGCGCTGGATTACTGGTCGCGAGTTTACAATCGTCATTATCGACGATGAAGCCTATCCAGTCATTCGTCTTGAACCTGCGGATATTACCAACTTCTACGATTTTGAAGCCAAGTACAATCGTAATGATACCAGTTACTACATTCCCTGTGGTCTGAGCGCTGCTGATGAAAAGCATTTACAAGATTTGAGCCTTGCAGCGTTCCGTGCCGTTGATGCCAAAGGCTGGGGACGCATCGATGCTATGCAAGATGAAGCAGGCAACTTCTGGTTGCTTGAAATCAATACGGTACCAGGCATGACCAGCCATAGCTTGGTTCCGATGGCAGCCAAGGCTCGAGGCATGGACTTTGATGCATTGTGCTGGCATATTTTAGCGCAGACATTAGAGTGA
- a CDS encoding SDR family oxidoreductase: MSTQNLLIIGQGDIGLPVSNQLAQDGLNVTGLARGERHHYSLDDNAEFMQADALTLTAEQLQDFTAISIIVTPDDYSTSGYHNSYLAISQHLATLADKLTNLSRIVFISSTGVYGQDNGEWIDDNTAPVPPKREASQVILQAEQVLQQGFGDKAIIIRPSGIYGRARLMRLRKAREPQKEAVAAAHWSNRIMDRDLVVIIANVLTIDAPKPLYIATDYAPVTTFELGIWLSQQINETPPALDDKKVAVTGKRLHSNIPLAWLAYPDWQVGYRNILRHQEQYQEQHQE, encoded by the coding sequence ATGAGTACGCAAAATTTATTGATTATTGGTCAAGGTGATATTGGTTTGCCAGTCAGCAACCAGCTAGCACAGGACGGCTTGAATGTCACAGGTTTGGCTCGTGGTGAGCGCCATCATTACTCTTTGGATGATAACGCTGAATTTATGCAAGCCGATGCATTGACTCTGACGGCTGAGCAGCTGCAAGATTTTACGGCGATATCAATTATCGTTACCCCCGATGATTATTCGACCAGTGGCTATCACAACAGCTACTTAGCAATTAGCCAGCATTTGGCAACGCTTGCGGACAAACTCACCAACCTTTCACGCATTGTTTTTATTTCATCAACGGGTGTTTATGGGCAAGATAACGGCGAATGGATTGATGACAATACTGCACCTGTGCCGCCAAAACGCGAAGCATCGCAGGTGATATTGCAAGCAGAACAAGTCCTGCAACAAGGCTTTGGGGATAAAGCCATTATCATTCGTCCAAGTGGTATTTATGGCCGCGCGCGTCTCATGCGTCTGCGCAAAGCCCGCGAACCACAAAAGGAAGCAGTGGCAGCCGCGCATTGGAGCAATCGGATTATGGATCGCGATTTGGTCGTTATCATCGCTAACGTACTGACTATCGATGCGCCCAAGCCCCTTTATATTGCTACTGATTATGCGCCAGTCACGACTTTTGAGTTGGGTATCTGGTTAAGTCAGCAGATAAATGAAACGCCTCCTGCTCTTGACGATAAAAAAGTAGCGGTTACGGGAAAACGCTTGCACAGTAATATTCCATTAGCTTGGTTGGCATATCCTGATTGGCAAGTCGGTTACCGTAATATTTTGCGTCATCAAGAACAATATCAAGAACAACATCAAGAGTAA
- the ampD gene encoding 1,6-anhydro-N-acetylmuramyl-L-alanine amidase AmpD: MSITPITINDGRLSAATYLASPNCNLRPTDMSIDTIVIHNISLPPNEFGASDTDGTHYVKALFTNQLDWAAHPYFQTIKGAEVSAHLFIERDGAITQFVNFNERAWHAGRSSYLGRPECNDYSIGIELEGSDFVSFTAAQYEVLAKIVCAIYAAYPKARRHLAGHSDIAPGRKTDPGDYFEWAKLREMVANILEG; the protein is encoded by the coding sequence ATGTCCATAACACCAATAACGATTAACGATGGCAGATTATCTGCAGCCACATACCTTGCATCACCAAACTGCAATCTGCGACCAACAGATATGAGTATTGATACTATTGTTATTCATAATATCAGCCTACCGCCGAACGAGTTCGGAGCATCTGATACTGACGGCACCCATTACGTTAAAGCATTATTTACCAATCAGCTAGACTGGGCGGCGCATCCCTATTTTCAAACGATTAAAGGCGCGGAGGTTTCGGCTCACTTATTTATCGAGCGTGATGGCGCGATAACTCAGTTTGTTAATTTTAATGAGCGCGCGTGGCATGCTGGACGCTCTAGCTACTTGGGTCGCCCTGAATGTAATGATTATAGCATCGGTATTGAGCTTGAAGGGTCTGATTTTGTGTCCTTCACCGCCGCACAATATGAGGTACTTGCAAAAATAGTCTGTGCCATTTATGCCGCCTATCCCAAAGCTCGTCGTCATCTAGCAGGTCATAGCGATATTGCCCCTGGTCGCAAAACAGATCCCGGTGATTATTTTGAATGGGCAAAATTACGTGAGATGGTCGCCAACATTCTTGAGGGTTAA